A genomic window from Candidatus Methylacidiphilum fumarolicum includes:
- the rsmH gene encoding 16S rRNA (cytosine(1402)-N(4))-methyltransferase RsmH gives MEEKREEGLLLHVPVMLKEFLELCQPQENEKWIDGTFGYGGHTTALLERRCKVLAMDMDEQAQQRAGLLREKGYHFYFFRKNFSEMAVACSQIGWDWVDGVLLDLGVSIGQLKDPQRGFSFQFPEAPLDMRMDSSKEKTAAFLLNNLSKELLIRLFSVSCKPKESQRLAEEVERFRSIRPILRVKDFLEIILKARLSKAKGHVATRPFLALRMAVNEELEHLQKGLEEGARLLNEGGRLAVISFHSGEDRLVKRFFQDHCLPKGRHAPEGEKEREVFFYRIERRLVSREESRNNPRARSARLRIGWKICSEEER, from the coding sequence ATGGAAGAGAAAAGAGAGGAAGGCCTATTGCTCCATGTTCCAGTCATGCTCAAGGAGTTTTTGGAGCTATGCCAGCCGCAAGAAAATGAAAAATGGATCGATGGTACTTTTGGGTATGGGGGGCACACGACCGCGCTTCTGGAAAGAAGATGCAAGGTCTTGGCGATGGATATGGATGAACAAGCTCAGCAACGAGCGGGGTTGTTAAGAGAAAAAGGGTATCATTTTTACTTTTTCCGAAAGAATTTTTCGGAAATGGCGGTAGCTTGCTCTCAAATCGGTTGGGATTGGGTCGATGGAGTGTTGTTGGATCTTGGGGTTTCTATAGGACAATTGAAAGATCCACAAAGAGGGTTCAGTTTTCAATTTCCTGAAGCTCCTTTGGACATGAGAATGGATAGTTCGAAAGAAAAAACAGCTGCCTTTTTGTTAAACAACTTAAGCAAAGAGCTGTTGATAAGGCTTTTTTCAGTAAGCTGCAAGCCAAAAGAAAGTCAAAGGCTTGCGGAAGAGGTGGAACGATTTCGATCGATCCGGCCTATTCTTCGGGTCAAAGATTTTTTAGAAATTATTTTAAAAGCTCGCCTATCAAAGGCAAAAGGGCATGTTGCTACTCGCCCATTTCTTGCTTTAAGAATGGCTGTCAATGAAGAGCTTGAACATCTTCAAAAAGGGCTTGAAGAAGGCGCAAGACTTTTAAATGAAGGAGGAAGGTTAGCTGTGATCAGCTTTCATTCAGGAGAGGATAGGCTTGTGAAAAGATTTTTCCAGGATCATTGTCTGCCCAAAGGGAGACATGCGCCGGAAGGGGAGAAAGAGCGGGAGGTTTTTTTTTATAGAATAGAGCGTCGTTTGGTTTCTAGAGAAGAGAGCAGAAACAATCCAAGGGCAAGAAGTGCGAGGCTACGGATCGGCTGGAAAATCTGTTCGGAAGAGGAAAGGTAA
- a CDS encoding division/cell wall cluster transcriptional repressor MraZ: protein MGKKRATYTDIFEHAFDEKGRITVPSEWRQEGYDSRLFVFPSKFHHLKVYPESWMEEIHQKIETLRLQDPIRQQLELLAQISQAVSWDQQGRISIKERLRKHSQIGKEAVLVGRLDHFEIWDQRKWQEETAGKSTSFEEAIEGMGL, encoded by the coding sequence ATGGGGAAAAAGAGAGCTACCTATACAGACATTTTTGAGCATGCGTTTGACGAAAAAGGAAGAATAACTGTTCCTTCCGAATGGAGGCAGGAAGGTTATGATAGTCGGCTCTTTGTTTTTCCTTCCAAATTTCACCACTTGAAAGTCTATCCAGAGTCCTGGATGGAAGAAATTCATCAAAAGATTGAAACTTTAAGATTGCAAGACCCGATCAGACAACAACTAGAGCTCCTGGCTCAGATTTCTCAAGCGGTGAGCTGGGATCAGCAAGGAAGGATATCAATCAAGGAAAGACTAAGAAAGCATTCACAGATTGGGAAAGAGGCAGTACTGGTGGGCCGTTTAGATCATTTTGAAATTTGGGATCAAAGGAAATGGCAAGAAGAAACGGCTGGGAAAAGCACTTCTTTTGAGGAAGCAATTGAGGGCATGGGACTATGA
- a CDS encoding acyltransferase: protein MEIPSLSSFHPVQFFDLSQTRHQKLFHTAEKIWQVLSLIGTYLEEILSPGLHGEIAQSCYIGPKVYVGKGTIIYPGAMIEGPAWIGENCQIRTGCFIRKNVIIEEGCILGNSCEFKNSFLFKNCQVPHFNYVGDSILGTKVHLGAGVILSNLKLDGSEIKIKYNGNIYPTGLRKFGAILGDGIQIGCNAVLNPGSILGKKTVLFPGVIWHGVLLEEGKVIKYKQNLEIT from the coding sequence ATGGAAATTCCCTCGCTTTCTTCATTCCATCCGGTTCAATTTTTCGATCTTTCTCAAACACGCCATCAAAAATTGTTCCATACTGCAGAAAAGATTTGGCAAGTCCTCTCCCTAATCGGAACTTATCTAGAAGAAATTCTAAGCCCTGGTCTTCATGGAGAAATTGCCCAGAGCTGTTACATCGGCCCAAAAGTCTATGTGGGCAAGGGAACTATTATCTATCCTGGAGCAATGATCGAAGGTCCTGCCTGGATCGGAGAAAACTGTCAAATACGCACAGGCTGTTTCATAAGAAAAAACGTTATCATCGAAGAGGGTTGCATTCTGGGCAATTCTTGTGAATTCAAAAATTCTTTTCTCTTTAAAAATTGTCAAGTGCCACATTTCAATTATGTCGGAGATTCGATATTAGGAACTAAGGTCCATCTTGGAGCTGGAGTGATTTTATCTAATTTGAAACTCGATGGATCCGAAATCAAAATAAAGTATAATGGGAACATTTATCCCACTGGTTTAAGAAAATTCGGAGCGATTCTGGGGGATGGTATCCAAATTGGATGCAATGCCGTCCTTAATCCAGGTTCCATTCTGGGTAAAAAAACGGTACTCTTTCCTGGAGTTATTTGGCATGGGGTTCTTCTGGAGGAAGGAAAAGTCATCAAGTATAAGCAAAACCTAGAAATTACTTAA
- a CDS encoding vWA domain-containing protein encodes MVALVVFANPSFFFLLLLLPLVWFFRRYKKEEPFFLPFASQWVGTERQGSINKLPVVCCYLAFVLFIIALARPQEEKGKIPIRKEGYDIVLVLDISGSMLAEDYEIDQKMVSRLDVVLDVVKAFLDKRVNDRIALVAFAGRAYTVCPLTFDHQWIKRKIDQLQAGAIEDGTAIGDALGLALSRLEGKKESEARHKIGSFLILLTDGANNCGNLLPLEAAQLAARSSIPVFAIGAGLSGEVTMPVLDEERRKIGSQTVISEVDEELLRKIAQLTGGEYFRATDSNAILSAFQAIDTKKKIPFEPIVVTKKEELFPIFLVLGLFFWFLAFLISKRI; translated from the coding sequence ATGGTAGCTCTTGTTGTTTTTGCAAATCCCTCATTTTTTTTCTTGCTTTTGCTTTTACCTCTTGTTTGGTTCTTTCGGAGGTATAAAAAAGAAGAACCTTTTTTTCTCCCTTTTGCCTCTCAATGGGTGGGAACGGAAAGACAAGGATCGATCAATAAGCTTCCTGTAGTCTGTTGCTACCTTGCTTTTGTGTTGTTTATTATTGCGCTTGCTCGCCCACAGGAAGAAAAAGGCAAAATCCCCATAAGGAAAGAAGGCTACGATATCGTCCTTGTTCTTGATATTTCTGGGAGCATGCTTGCCGAAGATTATGAAATTGATCAAAAGATGGTCAGCAGGTTAGACGTCGTTTTAGATGTGGTCAAAGCCTTTTTAGATAAAAGAGTCAACGACCGTATTGCATTAGTAGCCTTTGCTGGAAGAGCTTATACCGTATGTCCTTTGACTTTTGATCATCAGTGGATAAAAAGAAAGATTGATCAATTACAGGCAGGAGCGATCGAAGATGGAACGGCTATTGGAGATGCCTTAGGCCTGGCTTTAAGCCGTCTTGAGGGAAAAAAAGAGTCAGAAGCACGACACAAAATTGGGTCATTCTTGATCCTTCTGACTGATGGAGCAAATAATTGTGGAAATCTCCTGCCTTTGGAGGCTGCCCAATTGGCGGCCCGAAGTTCTATACCTGTTTTTGCTATCGGGGCGGGATTAAGTGGGGAGGTAACAATGCCTGTCTTAGATGAAGAAAGACGGAAGATCGGGAGTCAAACAGTAATTTCTGAAGTGGATGAAGAACTCTTACGGAAAATAGCTCAATTGACTGGTGGAGAATATTTTAGAGCAACCGATAGTAATGCAATTCTTTCGGCTTTCCAGGCTATTGATACCAAAAAAAAGATCCCTTTTGAACCAATCGTTGTCACAAAAAAAGAAGAGCTTTTCCCCATTTTTTTGGTTTTGGGTCTGTTCTTTTGGTTTTTGGCTTTTCTTATCTCAAAAAGAATTTAA
- a CDS encoding DUF58 domain-containing protein: MAKKEAEPFVFSKEKVKEALRLLHRIEWTIKTTSTYLFSGEYRSVFKGKGKEFDQVVAYEFGDDFRDIDWNVTARLGALYRKKYVEERELVIVIVIEDSPSLLFGSGAMTKRETVMEIAAILAILATGFRHRLGIVHVFPGGYLFIPPAKGRKKVLSNMVKICSLAPPSLLLEQPVKIPWSFLQRILPRNTILFWIGDFPLRPIPQQWFALSQRFEILGFRVEDPWEQTMPIKESFLAFDPVAGKVVKIDPSKPETKKRQQQWRLEREKYWNSLFPNRSSRCSFTVGKSIFADLLHFFAERSTIK; encoded by the coding sequence ATGGCGAAGAAAGAGGCTGAACCTTTCGTTTTTTCAAAAGAAAAAGTTAAAGAGGCCTTGCGGCTTCTGCATCGTATTGAATGGACGATAAAAACCACCTCAACCTACCTTTTTTCAGGAGAATATCGATCGGTTTTCAAAGGCAAGGGGAAGGAGTTTGACCAGGTAGTGGCCTATGAGTTTGGAGATGATTTTAGGGATATAGACTGGAATGTCACGGCCAGGCTTGGAGCACTCTACAGGAAGAAATATGTTGAGGAACGAGAGTTGGTCATTGTCATAGTCATCGAAGATAGTCCTTCACTGTTATTTGGTTCGGGAGCGATGACCAAGAGAGAGACGGTTATGGAAATTGCAGCTATTTTAGCCATTCTGGCCACCGGTTTTAGACATAGATTAGGTATAGTCCATGTTTTTCCTGGTGGCTATTTGTTTATTCCGCCAGCCAAAGGAAGAAAAAAAGTTTTGTCTAACATGGTGAAGATCTGTAGTTTGGCTCCACCCTCCCTTCTGTTAGAACAACCAGTGAAAATTCCCTGGTCTTTTCTCCAAAGAATTTTACCGAGAAATACCATATTGTTTTGGATCGGAGATTTCCCTCTAAGACCGATCCCTCAACAATGGTTCGCTTTGTCTCAGCGTTTTGAAATTCTTGGTTTTCGAGTTGAGGATCCCTGGGAACAAACGATGCCTATAAAAGAAAGTTTTTTGGCTTTTGATCCGGTTGCTGGCAAAGTGGTCAAAATCGATCCTAGCAAACCAGAAACAAAAAAAAGACAGCAACAGTGGAGGTTAGAAAGAGAAAAATATTGGAATAGCCTCTTTCCCAATCGGTCTTCGAGATGCTCTTTTACCGTTGGCAAGTCCATCTTTGCGGATCTATTGCATTTTTTTGCTGAACGCTCAACCATTAAATAA
- a CDS encoding AAA family ATPase, whose protein sequence is MTRGQEWSERVLSEIKKAIIGHQTIIERLLIGLLTGGHILIEGMPGLAKTLLIKTIAKAVGLKFERIQFTPDLLPSDVVGTMIFQPKEGRFFPHLGPIFANLVLADEINRAPAKVQSALLEAMQEKQVTIGGTSHRLPDPFLVMATQNPIEQEGTYPLPEAQSDRFLFKLIIGYPSEEEEMKMLRLWGRLTEEPEISPVSSPEEIREIRKEIDQVFVSPMAEHYILALVRATREAVRNSSEGIQRLSYGASPRASLALFQASRALAWIRGSDFLSPQFIQELYIDSLRHRVGLSYESEAEGKTVESILEEILKTVSIPTEYGEERG, encoded by the coding sequence ATGACAAGAGGTCAAGAATGGTCAGAAAGAGTGTTATCTGAAATCAAAAAAGCAATTATTGGGCACCAAACAATCATTGAAAGACTGTTGATTGGATTACTAACTGGAGGTCATATTCTCATTGAAGGCATGCCTGGGTTGGCTAAGACACTTCTTATCAAAACGATTGCTAAAGCGGTTGGTCTGAAGTTTGAACGGATTCAATTTACTCCAGATCTTCTACCAAGCGATGTGGTAGGAACGATGATTTTTCAGCCCAAAGAGGGCCGCTTTTTTCCACATTTAGGTCCCATCTTTGCCAACCTTGTGTTAGCTGACGAAATCAACAGAGCTCCAGCCAAAGTTCAAAGTGCTTTATTGGAAGCCATGCAAGAAAAACAGGTTACCATTGGAGGGACTTCTCATCGACTGCCTGATCCCTTTCTTGTCATGGCGACACAAAACCCGATTGAACAGGAGGGTACCTATCCATTGCCTGAAGCACAATCCGATCGGTTCTTATTCAAGCTTATTATTGGGTATCCTTCGGAAGAAGAGGAAATGAAAATGCTGAGGCTTTGGGGAAGGTTGACAGAGGAGCCAGAAATAAGCCCGGTCTCTTCCCCTGAGGAAATACGGGAGATAAGGAAAGAAATTGATCAGGTCTTTGTTAGTCCTATGGCTGAACATTATATACTGGCTTTGGTACGGGCGACTAGGGAGGCCGTAAGAAATTCTTCTGAGGGCATTCAAAGGTTGAGCTATGGAGCCTCTCCTAGGGCCTCTCTTGCCCTTTTCCAAGCAAGCCGTGCTCTTGCCTGGATCAGAGGTTCTGATTTCCTAAGTCCTCAATTTATTCAGGAACTCTATATCGATTCTCTACGACATAGAGTTGGATTGAGTTATGAGTCCGAAGCCGAGGGCAAGACGGTGGAGAGCATCCTCGAAGAAATTCTTAAAACTGTTTCCATTCCCACAGAATATGGCGAAGAAAGAGGCTGA